The sequence below is a genomic window from Silvanigrella paludirubra.
TAAATAAATATTTTTCAAATAATATAGAAATTTTAAATTCTGAAATATCTAATTCAAAAAATTTTTTAGAATGCTCAAAGGCATGTTTAACAGATAAAAAAAATATTGAAGATATTTTAGGAATTCAAAATTATGATGAAATTTATGAAAATGAAATGATTTTTAAAGAATTATTTTGAATCATAAAAAGATTTAGGAAATAATTCTACATAAGATAATATATTATCATTTAAATTTTTTTCGCATTTATCTTTCGATTCTGTTAAATGAAAACATAAATAATTTAATAATTTTTTTCTGTAAATATCGTCTTTTATTACCATTGCAGAACAATGCCCTTTTTCATTTAATTCCCAAAACTCTTTAGGATTTTCAGCTTCTTTAAACAAAGAAGAACCTGATTCAAAGGGAACAACTGGATCTTCTGTGCTATGAATAAATAATGTAGGAATTTTAACTTGTTTTATATAGTCAATGGGACTTAAATTATCTGAAACTAGAAAACTAAGAGGCCATTGCAAAGGCCAGGTAAGCCAAATACTAGATAATTTTTGTCTCGAGATTATTCTATATGAACCAAATGTACTATCTAAAATAATTGCTTGCACTTGCTGAATTGGGTTTTCAACATAAGCGGGAACCGCAACTGCTCCTCCTAGGCTTTGAGCAAAAATAAATATGTCTTTTGTTCTTGAATTATCTTTTAACCAATTTAATACAGATTTACTATCTATAAATAAACCATCTCGGGTTGGCTTTCCTGTTGATTTACCGTATCCACGATAATCAAATGAAATAATATCATAACCATAGCTTGCTAACCAAGATAGATACATGAAATGAGTAGTTATATTTTCAGCATTTCCATGAAAATGTAAAATAGTTGCATACGGGTCTTTATTTTTTGAATAAATAAACCATCCATTTAAATTCTCATTATCTTCTGTTTTAATAGATATTTCATCATATTTTAAGTTTAATTTGTCTGGTGTTACCCTTACTTCAGAATCAGGATAATAGAAAAGGTGATTACAACCCGAAACTAAATTAATAACAATAAATAAATAAAAATAAATACTTTTAGTCAATTTTCAGACTCCTTAATGATCGAGTTAAACAGATTTATTATTGACTAATATATAAATCCTTAATAAACATATATATAAACAATTATTCGTAACATTGTAAGGAGCCTTATCAAGATGTTTTGGAAAAAATATTTGCCTTTTGGTATTAAAGTTTTTTCTGCTTCTTTTTATGTTATTGAAAAAAAAATTTTTGGTAACCAAGTGTTAAGATTTTTTTCAAAAATTCTTTTCAGAATTTTATCATAATGATCATAAAAAATATTATAAATTATTTTTTATATATTATTTTATTTTTTAATTGTATTTTTCAGTCTAAAAAACTCTATGGTGAGTCCTTAAGCTATATAGATAATTTAATTTTTGAGGCTCAATCTAAAAAACTTTGGGACAAAAGAGCTTGGATAAAGTTATTGCTTATACCTGATCATTTTTTTTATAATAATAAACGAAGTTTAATAAGTGATAAGTCTTATTTTTTAGCCCTAGATGGAAAATATAATCCTGAAAATGAACTTATTTCAACTCTTAAAGCATTTAATGAGCCTTTAGTTATTAATAGTTCTATGCATCCTCAGTGTAAATATGCTGCTCGTTTTTACTGGCTTGTTAAAGAACTTAAAATTGATCCTAGTAAAATGACATTTCAGTCATGTCCAGAATATAATAAATTTATTAATTATTTAAATTATGAAGATGTTTCACTTGTTTTTTCTAATTATGTTGCAGATGGTCCTGGAACTTTATTTGGACATACTTTCTTAAGGCTTCATAGAAATTCCTATTCAAATGGTGATTCTGTTCTTCAGGATGATATTGTAAATTTTTCAGCTTTTGTTCCTCAAGAAAAAGAATTTTTATATCCAATTAAAGGTTTAGCTGGTGGATATAAAGGAAGATTTTCTCTTGTTCCTTATTATCAAAAAATACAAGAATATAATAATTATGAAAGTAGAGATTTATGGGAATACAGATTAAATTTATCGAAAGATGAAATACGTTTACTTGAAAGGGTGTTATGGGAAGTTGGTTGGTTCTATATTGATTATTATTACTTAGATCATAATTGTGCTTATATTATGCTTTCTATACTTGAAGCTGTTAAACCTGATTTAGAATTAACTGGTAAGCTTTGGTTGTATGCCATTCCTTCTGATACAATTCGAATAGTAAATCGTGTTCCAAAATTCATAAAAAGTATTCATTATAGACCATCTGTTTTGTCACGTTACAAAGAAAGAATGTCTGTTTTAAATCAAAATGAAACAAAGATTGTAAGTAATATAATTTCTAATGATGAAACAGTACTAATTAAATCATTATCAAATGAATGTGATAAATATTGTAAAGCACGAACAATTGATTCTGCTCTTGAATATATAGACTATAAAGAAAAACTTGTCGGTTCAAATAATCCTATTGAGTTTCAAAATTTAAGAAATCAATTGCTAATTGCAAGATCGCAAGATGGGGTTAAATCAGATCCCTTATTATATTCACCAAAATCAAATGCCCCTCATTTAGGACATGATTCTGGTCTTGTTTCTTTAAATCTTGGTTCCTCAATTAATGGAGATATTTATTCAGATTTAAGATGGCGACCCGCATTACATGATATCGAAGCAAATGAACAAGGCTATAGCAATGGATTGGGCGTAGGTTTTTTAGATACAATTCTTCGAGTAGATTATAAAAATAAACAGATTAATTTAAAAAATTTTCATTTATTAGAAATTACATCTTTGCCAGAACAAGTTCCAAATATTCAATTTCTCGCCTGGCATTTTGATATTGGATATGAATATGGATTTGGATTTGGAGATGCTTCAACTCAAGGAAGAGAATATTTAAAAATGGGTTTTGGTTCAGCACTTTTTGGTTTTGAAAATAAAGCTTTATTGTTTGCTATTATTCAAGGAGATTTTGGATATTCTTCTGATTTTGGTGCGCATATAGGCCCAACGCTTTCTATTGGTGGTCTTGCAAAACTTTCACCATATTTTAAATTAATTTTACAATCCGATTTTTCTAAAAGATATAACTATGAAAGAAATATTGATTCTATGGAACATTCTTTAATTTTAAATTATTATATTGCTCAGAATTTTGAAACTCAAATAGGGTATGTAAATAAAAATGGAACAAATGAAATTTCATTAGGATTACGGATTTATTATTAAATTTAAAATTAATCTTTTAAATTATTTAAAGCTCTAACACCCATGTTTTTATCCCAAGTAACTTCTTTTATGTTTACAAGTTTTTGGACCCAGCGAGAAAGAACAAATAAAAGGTCTGAAAGTCTGTTTATATAAGGAATAATTTGAGGATTGATTTCTTTTTCTTTTGATAACGAAACAATTAATCGTTCCGATCTTCTGCAAATGGTTCTTGCTAAATGCAAATATGAATTTAATAAAGTTCCACCGGGTAAAACAAATTCATGAAGAGGTTCTAATAAATTCTGACATAGATCGATTATTTTTTCTAACTGTTTAATATCAAATTCATTAATTACAATCATCTTTTCCCAGCGAGAAGATAAAGGTGTTGCTAAATCTGCACCTAAATTAAATAAGTCATTTTGAATTGCAAAGAGCCAGGTATCAAGAAGTTTTTGTTCTTTACTGGGAATATTAAGTATATTTTGTCTACAAATTCCAATAATACTATTTAGTTCATCAACAGTTCCATAGGATTCTATCCTTAAATCATCTTTAGATATTCTGCTACCGTCTGCTAACCCTGTAGTCCCTTTATCTCCTGTTTTCGTATATACTTTAACAATTCTCATAAAATATATCCTTGTTTTAATAAAACGATTTATAAAAATTATCTGTTTCTTAAATAAGGCTGACCTAAGGCTTTCGGTGGTCTACTTTTTCCAACAAAACCAGCAACAATAATTATTGTGAGTAAATAAGGAATAATTTGAATAAATTGTGGTGAAACAACAAAATTCCATATTTGAGATAAAATAGGAATATCAAAGTTAGGTTTTGGAATTTGTATTCCTTGTAAGGTAATTCCAAGAGCATCAAAAAAGCCAAAAGCAAGACAAGCAAGAGCAACGGCTATTGGTCGCCATCCGCCAACAATTAATGCAGCTAACGCCATATAACCACGTCCTGCGGTCATGTTTCTTGTATAACTACTTGATAGACAAATTGATAAAGTTGCACCACCTAAACCTGCTAAAAATCCAGAAAGTAACACACCGCTCCATCTTGTATTGATTACATCAATTCCAGAAGTTTGAAGTGCATCGGGGTGCTCTCCAGCAAATTTATGCCAAAGTCCATATGGAGAGTATTTAAACCAAAGCCAAACTAGAGCCATTATTATCCAAACAGCAATAATTGGTTCATGGATAAATCGGTGATTCATTGCAATTTCTGGCGTTGAACCTGTGTTTTGAAATAAAATTTGTGAAGCAAATGGCACACAACCTGCAGCTAAAATTGTAATAGCTGTTCCAGTTACAATCTGATTTGATTTGAAATTAATAACAAATAAACCATAAATTGCAGCCATTACCATTCCAGCAATTCCACCGGCAAGAAATCCTAATAAAGGAGAATGCGTTAATGTAGTTACAGCTGCAGCGGTAAATGCACCTGCAAGCATTTTACCTTCTAAGGCAATATTAATAATTCCACTTCGCTCACTAAATAAACCACCAAGAGCAGCAAATATAAGTGGAGCAGACATACGAATGGTAGCGCCGCTAATTGAAGATAAGAGGTTGATCCATTCCATAACTATTTAGCCTTTTTTTTTGATAATATTTTTTCCCAGAGTCCATCAGCTGAAACCGCGAGAATAATTAATGCTTGAAGAACAAGTGCAAGATCAGAAGTTACATTGTGTGTAAAAATTTCTAAATCACTAGCACCTTTTTGAAGAGCTCCAAAAAGAAGTCCAGAGAAAATAATTGCTAATGGATTTCCTCTTGCTAAAAATGCAACTGCAATACCTGTAAAACCGTATCCTGGAGAAAAATCAAGTTTAAAGCACTCTGAACGTCCTAATATTTCTCCAACACCAACAAGACCTGCAAGAGCACCAGCTATAAACATAGTTAAAATTTGTGTTCTAGAAATGCTTATTCCTGCAGTTGAAGATGCAGATTCATTTTCACCCACACTTCTAATTTCATATCCCAAAGGAGTTCTATATAAAAATACCCATGATAAAATGGCAACAATAACAGATAAAAATATGGCAGAAGTTACAGGAGCTCCTTGGAAAAAGTGATAAGCTTCAATGACATAATTTTTAGAAATAGGAACTGTTTGTGGATTTTGAGTATTTGGATCTTTTAATAAATAAACTGTAACATAACTAGCAATTCCTGCTGCAATAAAATTGAGCATAATTGTTATAATTACTTCGTGAGCTCCTCGTTTTGCTTTAAGGTAACCCGCAATTCCACCCCAAAGTCCACCAGCAAAAGCAGCACAAAGTCCTGCAAAAATAGCAGCAAAAATTGTTGGAACATTTGGAAACAAAGCACCAACAGATGCGGCAGCTAAAGCACCCATTGTAAGTTGACCTTCAGCACCAATATTAAACATTTTGGCTTTAAAAGCCATTGCTACAGATAAACCAGTTAAAATTAATGGCATGCTGTATGTTAAAGTCATTCCAAAATCATATGGAGTTCCAAAACCTGATTTAGCAAATATAACAAAAACATTTATAGGATTTTCGCCAGCTATACAGGTAACTAATAAACCTAAAATTAAAGCAATAATTGTTGCTATTATGGGACGGAGAATTTTCATTATGAATTTCTCCCATTTTCTTTAGATAATCCACCACACATAGCCAATCCTAATAAATGTTCATCAGCTTCATTTCTCTTAAATTCAGCAACAATACTTCCGCCGTACATAACTAAAATTCTATCTGATAAAGTTATAATTTCGTCTAACTCAGATGAAACAAGTAAAACTCCAACACCCTTGTCTCTTTCTAAAACAATTTGTTGATGAATATATTCAATTGCACCAATATCAACTCCACGAGTAGGGTTTGCGGCAACAATGAATTCAGGCTCTTTTCCAAATTCTCTTGCAATAATTATTTTTTGTTGATTTCCGCCAGAGAATCCAGAAGCATTTAATTTAGAGTTTTTTGGTCTAACATCATATTTTTCCATTTCACTTTTTACAGTTTTTTGGATTTCTTTAATTTTTTGTAATATTCCAAATCGGAATTTTTTCTCCCAATGTCTTCCCAAAATATAATTTTCTTCGGCAGACATATTTAAAAGCAAACCATTTTTGTGACGATCTTCTGGAATAAAGCCTACAATTAAGTCTTGCATTTGTGAGCTTTTTTTATAGGTAACATCTCTTCCTAGTAAATGTATTTTGCCTGAAGCAAAATTATTTGCTGATGGTTTCTTGCCAAAATATATTTGAGGATGGAAAATTAAATCGAGAAGTTCAGATTGTCCATTTCCTTCAACTCCAGCTATTCCAACAATTTCTCCGCCTTTAATATTAATAGAAATATTATTTAGTAAATTTCTTTTAGAATCTTTGGTTAAATAATCCTTTAAAGTAACATTTGATAATTCAAGAACAGTATTTTTAATGTTTTTTCCACAAGGAATATCAGGTCTTAAATTTACATTTCTTCCGACCATCATAGAAGCAATTTTTTCTTCAGTGGCTTCTGAGGTTTTAATTTCACCAACAACTTTTCCAGTTCGAAATACAACAATATTATCTGTTAAATTTAATACTTCTCTTAATTTATGGGTAACTATGATTATAGTTTTACCTTCATTTTTTAATTTTTTTAAATTTTCAAATAGTTCATCAACTTCTAATGGAGTTAATACTGCTGTTGGTTCATCAAGAATTAAAATATCAGCATTTCTATAAAGTAGCTTTAATATTTCAATTCGTTGTTGCATACCAACTGGTAGTTTTGAAATTTTTACATTTAAAGGAACATTTAATCCATATTTTTTAGCAAGATCTTCAATTTCTTTTTTAGCTTTTTTTCTATCAATAATATTAAAAGGAATTGGTATAAAAGGGAGTTTTAAAGTATGTTCTTCATCACCTAAGATGATATTATCAAGACCTGTAGCTGTTTCTGCCAACATAAAGTGCTGATGAACCATTCCAATTCCATTTTTAATGGCGTCTTTTGGAGAAACCCAATGCTGAGGTTTGCCATTTACTAAAATTTCACCGCTATCTTCTTTATATAATCCAAATAAAATTTTCATAGCAGTTGATTTGCCGGCACCATTTTCACCAACAAGAGCTTGAATTGTACCTTTTTCCACGGAAAAAGTAATTTGATTATTAGCAATAACATTTCCAAATGATTTTGTTACATTTCGAAATTCTATGGCGGGTGATTGTTCCTTTAATTGATTTATTGTTTTCATTTTCTACTTATCTTGATTGGGTTAAAAATAAAAAGAGAAATTTATGATTCAATTTTTACTGGTTTTATAAAAATCTGGAACAATAATTTTATTATCATTTATTTCTTTTTTAATTCGATTTATTTCTTTTATTTCTGAGTCTTTAAATAATTTTTTATTAAAATTATCATATGACCAATCAATACCGCCATCTGCAAATCCATATTTAATAACTCCGGTTGTGAATTTATTATCCACAAAATCTTGAATAGCAGTAAATACTTTTAAATTTACTTTCTTTTCCATGCTTGTTAATACATGTCCTGGAGCAATATAATTTTGATTTGAGTCAACTCCAATAATAAATTTATTAGAAAATTTTCTATTGGCTTCTTCAACTGCATCAAATGCGCCTTGAGATGAAGCACCTGCAGCAACAAAAATAACATCTATACCTTGTGTGTACATTGAAAGCGCAATTTCTTTTGCTTTTGTCGGATTATT
It includes:
- a CDS encoding cob(I)yrinic acid a,c-diamide adenosyltransferase — protein: MRIVKVYTKTGDKGTTGLADGSRISKDDLRIESYGTVDELNSIIGICRQNILNIPSKEQKLLDTWLFAIQNDLFNLGADLATPLSSRWEKMIVINEFDIKQLEKIIDLCQNLLEPLHEFVLPGGTLLNSYLHLARTICRRSERLIVSLSKEKEINPQIIPYINRLSDLLFVLSRWVQKLVNIKEVTWDKNMGVRALNNLKD
- a CDS encoding DUF4105 domain-containing protein — protein: MIIKNIINYFLYIILFFNCIFQSKKLYGESLSYIDNLIFEAQSKKLWDKRAWIKLLLIPDHFFYNNKRSLISDKSYFLALDGKYNPENELISTLKAFNEPLVINSSMHPQCKYAARFYWLVKELKIDPSKMTFQSCPEYNKFINYLNYEDVSLVFSNYVADGPGTLFGHTFLRLHRNSYSNGDSVLQDDIVNFSAFVPQEKEFLYPIKGLAGGYKGRFSLVPYYQKIQEYNNYESRDLWEYRLNLSKDEIRLLERVLWEVGWFYIDYYYLDHNCAYIMLSILEAVKPDLELTGKLWLYAIPSDTIRIVNRVPKFIKSIHYRPSVLSRYKERMSVLNQNETKIVSNIISNDETVLIKSLSNECDKYCKARTIDSALEYIDYKEKLVGSNNPIEFQNLRNQLLIARSQDGVKSDPLLYSPKSNAPHLGHDSGLVSLNLGSSINGDIYSDLRWRPALHDIEANEQGYSNGLGVGFLDTILRVDYKNKQINLKNFHLLEITSLPEQVPNIQFLAWHFDIGYEYGFGFGDASTQGREYLKMGFGSALFGFENKALLFAIIQGDFGYSSDFGAHIGPTLSIGGLAKLSPYFKLILQSDFSKRYNYERNIDSMEHSLILNYYIAQNFETQIGYVNKNGTNEISLGLRIYY
- a CDS encoding ABC transporter ATP-binding protein, with translation MKTINQLKEQSPAIEFRNVTKSFGNVIANNQITFSVEKGTIQALVGENGAGKSTAMKILFGLYKEDSGEILVNGKPQHWVSPKDAIKNGIGMVHQHFMLAETATGLDNIILGDEEHTLKLPFIPIPFNIIDRKKAKKEIEDLAKKYGLNVPLNVKISKLPVGMQQRIEILKLLYRNADILILDEPTAVLTPLEVDELFENLKKLKNEGKTIIIVTHKLREVLNLTDNIVVFRTGKVVGEIKTSEATEEKIASMMVGRNVNLRPDIPCGKNIKNTVLELSNVTLKDYLTKDSKRNLLNNISINIKGGEIVGIAGVEGNGQSELLDLIFHPQIYFGKKPSANNFASGKIHLLGRDVTYKKSSQMQDLIVGFIPEDRHKNGLLLNMSAEENYILGRHWEKKFRFGILQKIKEIQKTVKSEMEKYDVRPKNSKLNASGFSGGNQQKIIIAREFGKEPEFIVAANPTRGVDIGAIEYIHQQIVLERDKGVGVLLVSSELDEIITLSDRILVMYGGSIVAEFKRNEADEHLLGLAMCGGLSKENGRNS
- a CDS encoding ABC transporter permease, coding for MKILRPIIATIIALILGLLVTCIAGENPINVFVIFAKSGFGTPYDFGMTLTYSMPLILTGLSVAMAFKAKMFNIGAEGQLTMGALAAASVGALFPNVPTIFAAIFAGLCAAFAGGLWGGIAGYLKAKRGAHEVIITIMLNFIAAGIASYVTVYLLKDPNTQNPQTVPISKNYVIEAYHFFQGAPVTSAIFLSVIVAILSWVFLYRTPLGYEIRSVGENESASSTAGISISRTQILTMFIAGALAGLVGVGEILGRSECFKLDFSPGYGFTGIAVAFLARGNPLAIIFSGLLFGALQKGASDLEIFTHNVTSDLALVLQALIILAVSADGLWEKILSKKKAK
- a CDS encoding alpha/beta hydrolase; protein product: MTKSIYFYLFIVINLVSGCNHLFYYPDSEVRVTPDKLNLKYDEISIKTEDNENLNGWFIYSKNKDPYATILHFHGNAENITTHFMYLSWLASYGYDIISFDYRGYGKSTGKPTRDGLFIDSKSVLNWLKDNSRTKDIFIFAQSLGGAVAVPAYVENPIQQVQAIILDSTFGSYRIISRQKLSSIWLTWPLQWPLSFLVSDNLSPIDYIKQVKIPTLFIHSTEDPVVPFESGSSLFKEAENPKEFWELNEKGHCSAMVIKDDIYRKKLLNYLCFHLTESKDKCEKNLNDNILSYVELFPKSFYDSK
- a CDS encoding ABC transporter permease; translation: MEWINLLSSISGATIRMSAPLIFAALGGLFSERSGIINIALEGKMLAGAFTAAAVTTLTHSPLLGFLAGGIAGMVMAAIYGLFVINFKSNQIVTGTAITILAAGCVPFASQILFQNTGSTPEIAMNHRFIHEPIIAVWIIMALVWLWFKYSPYGLWHKFAGEHPDALQTSGIDVINTRWSGVLLSGFLAGLGGATLSICLSSSYTRNMTAGRGYMALAALIVGGWRPIAVALACLAFGFFDALGITLQGIQIPKPNFDIPILSQIWNFVVSPQFIQIIPYLLTIIIVAGFVGKSRPPKALGQPYLRNR